Proteins found in one Bacteroidetes bacterium GWF2_43_63 genomic segment:
- a CDS encoding glucokinase codes for MIENKLVCGIDIGGTNTTAGLVTPSGEIVLRKNMPTVGLDTAEEFIDAVSAMVLSMVSETGCVLKGIGIGAPNGNFYNGTIEFAPNLPWKGVIHFADLIKKHFPDAEVLLTNDANAAAWGERIYGAAKGENDFIMITLGTGVGSGIVANGNLIYGHDGFAGEIGHTIVDPYGRQCGCGRKGCLETYTSASGIVKTALKLIAENGQNSVLSKIPKDQLSSKTIAEAALQGDHIAVEVFDKTAWHLGLKLADAVAHTSPSSIYIFGGVAKAGDLLMLPLKKYFNEFLLQIYKNKVALKWSALPGNDAAILGAASLVQ; via the coding sequence ATGATTGAAAATAAATTGGTTTGCGGAATTGATATAGGAGGCACCAATACCACTGCAGGACTGGTTACTCCCAGCGGAGAAATAGTGCTGAGAAAAAACATGCCCACCGTCGGTCTTGATACTGCTGAAGAATTTATTGACGCAGTTTCTGCCATGGTACTAAGCATGGTAAGTGAGACAGGATGCGTACTTAAAGGGATCGGCATTGGCGCTCCAAACGGGAATTTCTACAATGGCACCATCGAATTCGCTCCGAATCTTCCATGGAAAGGGGTCATTCATTTTGCCGATCTTATAAAAAAACATTTTCCCGATGCTGAAGTATTGCTAACCAACGATGCCAACGCGGCCGCATGGGGCGAACGAATTTACGGCGCAGCCAAAGGTGAAAACGATTTTATAATGATCACCCTGGGAACCGGCGTTGGTAGCGGCATTGTAGCAAATGGTAATCTTATTTACGGTCACGATGGTTTTGCGGGTGAAATCGGACACACCATAGTTGATCCTTACGGACGGCAGTGTGGATGCGGTCGCAAAGGCTGTCTTGAAACTTACACCTCGGCATCTGGAATTGTAAAAACAGCTCTCAAATTAATCGCAGAGAACGGCCAAAACTCTGTTCTTAGCAAAATTCCGAAAGATCAACTATCATCTAAAACAATTGCTGAAGCAGCATTACAGGGCGACCATATTGCCGTTGAAGTTTTTGATAAAACCGCATGGCACCTTGGGTTGAAACTGGCCGATGCAGTAGCCCATACCAGTCCGTCGTCGATTTATATTTTCGGAGGCGTAGCCAAAGCTGGAGATTTGCTCATGCTGCCGTTGAAAAAATATTTCAATGAATTTCTGTTGCAGATTTACAAAAATAAAGTTGCACTAAAATGGTCAGCCCTGCCCGGCAATGATGCTGCTATTCTTGGCGCTGCTTCGCTTGTTCAATAA